One Mercurialis annua linkage group LG3, ddMerAnnu1.2, whole genome shotgun sequence DNA window includes the following coding sequences:
- the LOC126673927 gene encoding gibberellin receptor GID1C, with protein MAGSNEVNLNESKMVVPLNTWVLISNFKLAYNLLRRPDGTFNRHLAEFLDRKVPPNANPVDGVFSFDVVIDRGTSLLSRIYRPAEAEQLQANLAELEKPVTGDIVPVIIFFHGGSFAHSSANSAIYDMLCRRLVGLCKAVVVSVNYRRAPENRYPAAYDDGWTALNWVKSRTWLESKKDSKVHIYLAGDSSGGNIVHHVALRAIESGIDVLGNILLNPMFGGQERTESESRLDAKYFVTVQDRDWYWKAFLPEEADRDHPACNPFGPKGKSLDGIKFPKSLVVVASLDLIQDWQLAYVEGLKKAGQVVKLLYLDQATIGFYLLPNNIHFHTVMDEISKFVCSNC; from the exons ATGGCTGGGAGTAATGAAGTTAACCTTAATGAAAGCAAG ATGGTTGTTCCGCTGAATACGTGGGTGCTTATCTCCAATTTTAAGTTGGCTTACAATCTTCTTCGTCGTCCTGATGGAACTTTCAATCGTCACTTGGCAGAGTTCCTTGACCGGAAAGTTCCCCCCAATGCGAACCCGGTTGATGGGGTGTTCTCATTTGATGTTGTCATTGACCGTGGAACTAGTCTCCTCAGTCGGATTTATCGGCCAGCGGAAGCTGAGCAATTGCAAGCAAATCTTGCTGAACTTGAGAAGCCTGTGACTGGTGATATTGTCCCTGTCATTATATTCTTCCATGGTGGAAGTTTTGCACACTCCTCTGCAAATAGTGCTATATATGACATGTTATGTCGCCGACTGGTGGGTCTTTGTAAGGCTGTGGTGGTCTCTGTGAATTATAGGCGTGCACCTGAAAATCGATATCCAGCTGCTTATGATGATGGATGGACGGCTCTTAACTGGGTTAAGTCAAGAACTTGGCTTGAGAGTAAAAAGGATTCCAAAGTTCATATATACCTGGCAGGGGATAGCTCCGGTGGTAACATTGTACATCATGTTGCTTTAAGGGCAATAGAATCTGGGATTGATGTGTTGGGAAACATACTGCTCAACCCGATGTTTGGCGGGCAGGAGAGAACAGAATCAGAGAGTCGATTAGATGCGAAATATTTTGTCACTGTTCAAGATCGGGACTGGTATTGGAAAGCTTTTCTCCCTGAGGAGGCAGATAGGGATCATCCGGCATGTAATCCTTTTGGTCCAAAAGGTAAAAGTCTCGATGGAATTAAATTTCCAAAGAGCCTTGTCGTGGTGGCTAGTTTGGATCTTATTCAGGACTGGCAGTTGGCATATGTGGAAGGGCTCAAGAAAGCTGGCCAagttgtgaaacttttgtatctCGACCAAGCAACAATCGGCTTCTACTTATTGCCGAATAATATTCATTTTCATACGGTCATGGATGAGATAAGTAAATTTGTCTGCTCTAACTGTTAA